Proteins encoded together in one Streptomyces sp. NA04227 window:
- a CDS encoding NAD-dependent succinate-semialdehyde dehydrogenase, which yields MTTSTPLLYSDLIIGAAPPDRRRDTIEVLDPSSGELLHRVPDGTVGDGLAAVGAAAEAFGPWRATSPRERAEILRRCWELMTERKNEIATLISAENGKTLADAQGEVAYAAEFFRWYAEEAVRAVGQLGSSPGGANNIMVAYQPIGVAVLVTPWNFPAAMATRKIAPALAAGCPVVLKPAAETPLTSYLIARLCKEAGVPDGVINVVTTSRSGEVVRAMLHDPRVRALSFTGSTEVGRVLLREAADTVLKSSMELGGNAPFLVLDDAVPDEVVEGLMIAKMRNGGQACTAANRIYVHRSLVGEISRRLAARFAALAVGPGTDPASECGPLINDRAVDKVAALVDSAVAAGAKVLTGGERPERKGAFYTPTVLVDVPPRADIVREEIFGPVASIIAFDTDEEAVRAANDTHLGLAAYVYTSDLRRGLRIAGELEAGMVAVNRGLLSDPAAPFGGVKQSGLGREGGAEGMLEFMESKYIATSW from the coding sequence ATGACGACGTCCACCCCACTGCTGTACTCCGACCTCATCATCGGCGCCGCACCCCCGGACCGCCGCCGCGACACCATCGAGGTGCTCGACCCCTCGTCCGGCGAACTGCTCCACCGAGTCCCGGACGGGACCGTCGGGGACGGTCTGGCCGCGGTCGGCGCGGCCGCGGAGGCATTCGGCCCCTGGCGGGCCACCAGCCCTCGCGAGCGGGCCGAAATCCTGCGCCGCTGCTGGGAGTTGATGACGGAGCGGAAGAACGAGATCGCCACGCTCATCTCGGCGGAGAACGGCAAGACCCTCGCCGACGCCCAGGGCGAGGTCGCCTACGCCGCGGAGTTCTTCCGCTGGTACGCCGAGGAAGCCGTACGGGCGGTGGGCCAGCTCGGCAGCTCGCCGGGCGGGGCCAACAACATCATGGTCGCCTACCAGCCCATCGGCGTCGCCGTGCTGGTCACCCCGTGGAACTTCCCCGCGGCCATGGCCACCCGGAAGATCGCCCCGGCGCTGGCCGCCGGCTGCCCGGTGGTCCTCAAGCCCGCCGCCGAGACCCCGCTCACCAGCTACCTCATCGCCCGCCTGTGCAAGGAGGCGGGCGTGCCGGACGGCGTCATCAACGTCGTCACCACCAGCCGTTCCGGCGAGGTGGTGCGCGCGATGCTCCACGACCCGCGGGTACGGGCGCTGTCGTTCACCGGCTCGACCGAGGTCGGACGCGTCCTGCTGCGCGAGGCCGCGGACACGGTCCTCAAGTCCAGCATGGAACTGGGCGGCAACGCGCCCTTCCTCGTCCTCGACGACGCCGTACCGGACGAGGTCGTCGAGGGGCTGATGATCGCGAAGATGCGCAACGGCGGACAGGCGTGCACCGCCGCCAACCGCATCTACGTGCACCGCTCCCTCGTCGGGGAGATCTCCCGGCGCCTGGCCGCCCGGTTCGCCGCGCTGGCCGTCGGTCCGGGCACCGACCCGGCCAGCGAGTGCGGGCCGCTGATCAACGACCGTGCCGTGGACAAGGTCGCCGCTCTGGTGGACTCGGCGGTCGCGGCCGGGGCGAAGGTCCTCACCGGCGGCGAACGGCCGGAGCGCAAGGGGGCGTTCTACACGCCCACCGTCCTGGTCGACGTCCCGCCGCGGGCGGACATTGTCCGCGAGGAGATCTTCGGTCCGGTCGCCAGCATCATCGCCTTCGACACGGACGAGGAGGCGGTCCGGGCCGCCAACGACACCCACCTCGGACTCGCGGCGTACGTGTACACCTCCGACCTCCGCCGCGGTCTGCGCATCGCCGGCGAACTGGAGGCCGGCATGGTCGCCGTCAACCGCGGACTGCTCTCCGACCCGGCGGCGCCGTTCGGCGGGGTCAAACAGAGCGGGCTCGGCCGCGAGGGCGGCGCCGAAGGAATGCTCGAGTTCATGGAGTCGAAGTACATCGCCACCTCCTGGTGA
- a CDS encoding dihydrodipicolinate synthase family protein: MSYSRLEARAWAKANMKGICGCLLPTFTGDLSRINERAVRHDIDLEKKMGMSSALIVSECGTTFDELLQVTEIAVDEAGDQLQTVVHAALPTLEDNIRLVRESERLGATYVLLSYPLTFYPATEQEVFEYTKAVADSTNLGVIVFAMHLWNFRRLHPSHFSPGLIGRMIEEIPNVVAVKTEVGGPGVGGIAEIFHKYRDEVIVMDPIESNSPAWHSMYGMQWMGTSNYEAYGPWVARYFTLMREGKFDDAMEIYWKIHPVREADSAVVGQAVAGTAMVHRYLWKYQGWLNGFNGGPMRAPLSRLNDGQMAQLRAAAVAAGLDVTDSPDSEFFVGRNPA, from the coding sequence ATGAGCTATTCGCGTCTCGAGGCCCGCGCCTGGGCCAAGGCGAACATGAAGGGCATCTGCGGCTGCCTGCTGCCGACCTTCACCGGCGACCTGAGCCGGATCAACGAGCGTGCCGTCCGGCACGACATCGACCTCGAGAAGAAGATGGGCATGTCCAGCGCGCTCATCGTCTCCGAGTGCGGGACCACCTTCGACGAGCTGCTCCAGGTCACCGAGATCGCGGTCGACGAGGCCGGGGACCAGCTGCAGACCGTGGTCCACGCCGCGCTGCCCACCCTCGAGGACAACATCCGCCTGGTGCGGGAGTCGGAGCGGCTCGGCGCGACCTATGTGCTCCTGTCGTACCCGCTGACCTTCTACCCGGCGACCGAGCAGGAGGTCTTCGAGTACACCAAGGCCGTCGCCGACAGCACGAACCTCGGGGTCATCGTCTTCGCGATGCACCTGTGGAACTTCCGCCGGCTGCACCCCAGTCACTTCTCGCCCGGGCTGATCGGCCGGATGATCGAGGAGATCCCCAACGTGGTCGCCGTGAAGACGGAGGTCGGCGGACCGGGCGTCGGCGGCATCGCGGAGATCTTCCACAAGTACCGCGACGAGGTCATCGTGATGGACCCGATCGAGTCCAACTCCCCGGCGTGGCACTCGATGTACGGGATGCAGTGGATGGGGACGTCGAACTACGAGGCGTACGGCCCCTGGGTCGCCCGCTACTTCACCCTCATGCGCGAGGGCAAGTTCGACGACGCCATGGAGATCTACTGGAAGATCCACCCGGTGCGCGAGGCCGACTCCGCCGTCGTGGGACAGGCCGTCGCCGGCACCGCCATGGTCCACCGCTATCTGTGGAAGTACCAGGGCTGGCTGAACGGCTTCAACGGCGGCCCCATGCGTGCGCCGCTGTCACGTCTCAACGACGGGCAGATGGCTCAGTTGCGAGCCGCGGCCGTGGCCGCCGGCCTGGACGTCACGGACTCCCCCGACAGCGAGTTCTTCGTCGGCCGCAACCCGGCGTGA